In Acipenser ruthenus chromosome 6, fAciRut3.2 maternal haplotype, whole genome shotgun sequence, the following proteins share a genomic window:
- the riox1 gene encoding ribosomal oxygenase 1, with protein sequence MKVTRVSAFEIYKALSAENPSQNQEKDAPNVKREENGLHVSKKSRRTKRKHNKIKVLKVLPKDVLSEMKSAKQEGVHKPNIGVKEVLNCSGTERTDGRHHKGKILKEKKAKVEQDAAETVTSLPTKLPGSAKPLVGPALETVFEELGKIQNSKERAAKLFQWFISPISAKKFFSEIWEKKPALIRRHNPDYYKGLFSTAEFDRILRDNDVQYGVNLDVTSYSNGERETHNPPGRALPFNVWDFYKNGCSLRMLNPQAFSVTVWNVLSILQEQFGSMAGANVYLTPADTQGFAPHYDDIEAFVVQLEGKKHWRVYNPRTKEEVLPQVSSPNFSQDEIGEPILEVVLEAGDLLYFPRGFIHQGDCLSDTHSLHITISSFQKNSWGDLLDKLLPAALQIAIEEDVEFRQGLPLDYLSYMGVQNSEKDDPRRTDFTEKLQGLIKKLAKFAPVDAAVDQKAKDFLHDCLPPVLTEEEKATSVFGVPTRWEDGDARDVAVQINGKTKIRLLRKGVARLCSEGEAVILYHTVENSRVYHKEEPKFFEVDPEHTDSVEFLIHSYPTYVTVESLPCEIPDDKISIAELLFEKGLLLTKNPLPSS encoded by the exons gaAAAAGATGCCCCAAACGTAAAAAGGGAAGAAAATGGTTTACATGTTTCTAAGAAAAGCAGGAGGACAAAGAGGAAACACAATAAGATCAAAGTCCTAAAAGTGCTCCCAAAAGATGTGCTGAGCGAAATGAAGTCTGCAAAGCAGGAAGGTGTTCACAAGCCCAACATTGGTGTCAAAGAGGTGTTGAATTGCAGTGGGACAGAAAGGACAGATGGCAGGCACCACAAGGGGAAGATCTTAAAAGAGAAGAAAGCTAAAGTGGAGCAGGATGCTGCTGAGACTGTCACATCATTGCCAACA aaattgccAGGAAGCGCAAAGCCTTTGGTTGGACCAGCACTCGAGACAGTGTTTGAAGAACTGGGAAAGATTCAGAACAGTAAAGAGAGGGCTGCCAAGCTCTTTCAGTGGTTCATCTCTCCAATCTCTGCAAAGAAGTTCTTCAG TGAGATATGGGAAAAGAAACCTGCACTTATCCGGAGACACAACCCAGACTACTACAAAGGATTGTTTTCCACAGCAGAGTTTGATAGGATTCTGAGAGAT aatGATGTTCAGTATGGGGTGAATCTAGACGTAACAAGCTACAGCAATGGCGAGAGAGAGACGCATAACCCGCCTGGAAGGGCACTGCCTTTTAATGTTTGGGATTTTTACAAG aatGGCTGTTCCTTGCGGATGCTGAACCCTCAGGCcttttctgtcacagtgtggaATGTCCTTTCCATTCTTCAGGAACAGTTTGGAAGCATGGCTGGTGCAAATGT ATACCTGACTCCTGCTGACACTCAGGGGTTTGCACCTCACTATGATGACATTGAAGCGTTTGTGGTTCAGTTGGAAGGGAAAAAGCACTGGCGAGTCTATAACCCAAG AACAAAGGAAGAAGTTCTGCCCCAGGTTTCCAGTC CTAATTTCAGTCAGGACGAGATCGGAGAGCCAATCTTGGAGGTTGTCTTGGAGGCTGGCGACCTACTGTATTTTCCTAGAGGTTTTATCCACCAAGGAGATTGTCTGTCTGACACTCACTCTCTCCACATTACTATCTCCTCTTTCCAGAAGAACAGCTGGGGGGACCTGCTGGATAAG CTTCTTCCTGCAGCCTTGCAGATCGCTATTGAGGAGGATGTGGAATTCAGACAGGGCTTGCCTTTAGATTATCTCAGTTATATGGGAGTACAGAATTCTGAAAAG GATGACCCGAGAAGAACAGACTTCACTGAGAAACTGCAAGGTTTGATTAAAAAGCTGGCCAAGTTTGCACCTGTGGATGCTGCAGTGGATCAAAAAGCCAAAGATTTCCTACATGACTGCCTCCCCCCTGTGCTTACAGAAG AGGAAAAAGCAACTAGTGTTTTTGGCGTTCCAACGAGGTGGGAAGATGGAGATGCTAGAGATGTGGCTGTGCAGATAAATGGAAAGACGAAAATTCGACTCCTACGAAAAGGTGTTGCAAG actgtgcAGTGAGGGAGAAGCTGTGATCCTGTATCACACAGTAGAAAATTCCAGAGTCTACCACAAGGAGGAGCCAAAGTTTTTTGAAGTAGATCCCGAG cATACAGATAGTGTTGAGTTCCTGATCCATTCTTATCCCACATATGTGACTGTGGAGAGCCTTCCTTGTGAAATACCGGATGACAAG atTTCCATAGCTGAGCTCTTATTTGAAAAAGGCCTTCTTCTCACTAAGAACCCCCTGCCCTCCTCTTGA